A single region of the Hylaeus volcanicus isolate JK05 chromosome 5, UHH_iyHylVolc1.0_haploid, whole genome shotgun sequence genome encodes:
- the LOC128876155 gene encoding pyridine nucleotide-disulfide oxidoreductase domain-containing protein 1, which yields MDEKETNCTFVVVGGGISGVSCAESIGFLAPQVDTILITASPLIKAVTNIVPLGKTLMQFSVEEKDITTLSKTNDSLKIIHDFVIKINVPNKQVLTKSGKVINYKMLCLCNGARPKLIAEHNEFILGIRDTESVVQFSKKIQNSKRIIVVGNGGIATEIVHEVNGIEMIWVIKDKHISATFVDPGAAEFFMDRVYKSDQSTNDNKNAPTKRMRYTVSNTAVVKGGPALGPDWHNNFDITSTSFKSTKVQVEYECEIVKILSPSEQKQFDPTEQWSIYAELTNGNIIGCDFIVSATGVIPNSNIMGLEDLKKGKDGGLLVDWKLETSEQDIYAVGDVCSAGWELAKQWFQMRLWTQAHQMGIYAAKSMTSKLKNEEFLQDFCFELFSHVTKFFGYKVVLLGLYNGQKLNDKYEILLRMTKGHEYIKLVLENGKMQGAVLIGDTDLEEMCENLILNQLDLSIYGEDLLNPDIDIEDYFD from the coding sequence ATGGAtgagaaagaaacaaattgcacATTTGTAGTTGTAGGAGGTGGTATTTCTGGAGTATCCTGTGCTGAAAGTATTGGTTTTCTTGCCCCACAAGTAGATACCATTTTAATTACAGCAAGTCCTTTGATAAAAGCAGTTACAAATATAGTCCCACTTGGTAAAACATTAATGCAGTTCAGTGTGGAAGAGAAGGACATAACAACCTTGTCAAAGACAAatgattcattaaaaattattcatgattttgtaattaaaataaatgttccaaataaacaagtattgacaaaaagtggaaaagttataaattataaaatgctaTGCCTTTGTAACGGTGCTAGACCAAAACTGATAGCAGAACATAATGAATTTATCTTAGGAATTCGAGATACTGAATCGGTTGTTcagttttctaaaaaaattcaaaattcgaaaagaattATAGTAGTTGGAAATGGAGGTATTGCTACTGAAATTGTACATGAAGTAAATGGCATTGAAATGATATGGGTAATTAAAGACAAACATATTTCTGCAACATTTGTTGATCCTGGTGCTGCAGAATTTTTCATGGATAGAGTATACAAATCTGATCAATCTAcaaatgacaataaaaatgcTCCAACTAAAAGAATGAGATATACAGTATCTAACACAGCAGTTGTAAAAGGTGGACCAGCTTTAGGTCCAGACTGGCacaataattttgatataacaAGTACTTCCTTTAAATCGACAAAAGTACAAGTGGAATATGAATGTGAAATTGTGAAAATTCTTAGTCCATCtgaacaaaaacaatttgatCCCACAGAGCAATGGTCTATATATGCAGAATTGACAAATGGGAATATTATTGGTTGCGATTTTATTGTATCAGCAACAGGTGTAATACCAAATTCCAACATAATGGGTTTAGAAGATCTTAAGAAAGGAAAAGATGGGGGACTATTAGTAGATTGGAAACTAGAAACTTCAGAACAAGATATATATGCTGTAGGAGATGTATGTAGCGCCGGATGGGAATTAGCAAAACAGTGGTTTCAGATGAGATTATGGACACAAGCTCATCAAATGGGAATTTATGCAGCAAAATCGATGacttctaaattaaaaaatgaggaATTTTTGCAAGATTTCTGCTTTGAATTGTTTAGTCATGTAACTAAATTCTTCGGTTACAAAGTAGTTTTACTTGGTCTATATAATGGACAAAAGTTGAATGATAAGTATGAAATTTTACTACGAATGACTAAAGGACACGAATATATAAAACTTGTACTAGAAAATGGTAAAATGCAAGGAGCAGTACTAATCGGAGATACCGACTTGGAAGAGATgtgtgaaaatttaatacttaatCAGTTGGACTTAAGTATTTATGGAGAAGATTTACTGAATCCTGACATCGACATTGAGGATTATTTTGATTAg